From Ascaphus truei isolate aAscTru1 chromosome 17, aAscTru1.hap1, whole genome shotgun sequence, the proteins below share one genomic window:
- the LOC142468452 gene encoding galectin-1-like, giving the protein MAGVVLNNLNLKQGHCVALKGFIPKDAKGFIINIGQNSSNILLHFNPRFDLHGDQRTIVCNSKEADTWGAELRETAFPFQQGEEATICFEYQADALNVKLPQGQIIAFPNRLPMDTISFLSLDGIELKSLSLE; this is encoded by the exons ATGGCA ggCGTGGTCTTGAACAACCTGAACCTGAAGCAGGGGCATTGCGTGGCGCTGAAAGGGTTCATCCCAAAAGATGCTAAAGG CTTCATCATCAACATAGGGCAGAATTCCTCCAATATCCTGCTCCACTTCAATCCTCGTTTCGACCTCCACGGCGACCAGAGAACCATCGTCTGCAACTCCAAGGAGGCGGATACCTGGGGGGCGGAGCTGAGGGAAACGGCGTTCCCCTTCCAGCAGGGGGAGGAGGCCACG attTGCTTTGAGTACCAAGCGGACGCGCTGAATGTGAAGTTACCGCAGGGGCAGATCATCGCGTTCCCCAACCGCCTGCCCATGGACACCATCTCCTTTCTGTCTCTGGATGGCATCGAGCTCAAGTCCCTCTCCCTGGAGTAG